The Mucilaginibacter terrae region TGCTTATGCAAGCTGTTTGCCTAATTTTTCGGTTAGTACCGATTTTGGCACAGCACCAATTTGTTTGTCAACAATTTCGCCGTTTTTAAAGAATAATAAGGCAGGGATATTACGGATACCGAATTTCATTGAAATACCGGGGTTATTATCTACGTTAACTTTGCCTACAACTGCCTGGCCGTCATATTCTTTGGCAATTTCCTCTACAACCGGACCTACCATACGACACGGACCACACCATTCTGCCCAAAAGTCAACTAATACCGGTTTATCTGATTTTAATACTAACTCATCAAAGTTAGCATCGGTAATTTCTAAAGCCATGTTTTTAAATGTTTATGTTTTAACAAATATAGAATAATCAAATTGCTTGCCACAAATACCAACTGACAAACTGACAAATAAATTACTTCTTAATTAGTTCATGGATCATAGTCGATAGGTGATAGCAAAAATGGTAATTCAAGGCCTGCTATGAACTATGAACCATCAACCATGAACTAATTCAACTTACGTATCACTCTTGCCGGATTACCCACTGCTAATGAATCATCAGGTATATCTTTAGTTACCACAGCCCCTGCCCCTATTACACAACGGTTGCCAACGGTTACTCCGGGACAGATAATGGCTCCGCCCCCTATCCAGCAATCATGGCCAATGGTTACGGGTTCGGCATTTTCCTGGCTGCGGCGTTGTTCGGCATTAAGCGGATGGGTTGCCGTATATATTTGTACACCGGGAGCACAAAACACGTTACTGCCAATATTTACTGCCATTACGTCGAGCACCACACAGTTTACGTTGAAGTACACATTATCGCCACAGGTTATGTTGTAGCCATAATCGCAGTGAAACGGTGGCTCAATGTATAAGTTAGCCGGTGCGTTGGGTATGAGCTTATCCAGTATAGCTTTAGTTTTATCGCTCGCCACATACTCGGTCACGTTGAGTTGATGTAACAGGCGTTTACAATCGGTACGATCCTTAACCAGTTCAGGATCATTGGCGAGGTAGTATTCGCCGCTGAGCATTTTTTGCTTTTCGGTTTTCATAGGTGAGATAGGTAGTAGCAATTATAAAACTATCCGGGCTTATAAGATTTCTCCTAAAGTCGAAATGACAACAATAGAAGTATTTTTCATCTGCACATCATCAATCTGCACATCCACACATTTTTATGCTTTCTTCTGCTCAATCACTTTAGCCACCAAAAAGTGCTTACCATCCTGCTCGGGTGCGTTGGATAGTGCTTCCTCGTGGGTAATTTCCTGCCTAACCGCATCTTCGCGCAATACATTTACATCGCTGGTCATGTAAATGAGGGGTTCCACATTCTCAGTATC contains the following coding sequences:
- the gatC gene encoding Asp-tRNA(Asn)/Glu-tRNA(Gln) amidotransferase subunit GatC, with the protein product MQIDKDTVAKVAHLARLEVTEQETTELVGDMNKILDFMAKLNEVDTENVEPLIYMTSDVNVLREDAVRQEITHEEALSNAPEQDGKHFLVAKVIEQKKA
- the trxA gene encoding thioredoxin; this translates as MALEITDANFDELVLKSDKPVLVDFWAEWCGPCRMVGPVVEEIAKEYDGQAVVGKVNVDNNPGISMKFGIRNIPALLFFKNGEIVDKQIGAVPKSVLTEKLGKQLA
- a CDS encoding sugar O-acetyltransferase; this translates as MKTEKQKMLSGEYYLANDPELVKDRTDCKRLLHQLNVTEYVASDKTKAILDKLIPNAPANLYIEPPFHCDYGYNITCGDNVYFNVNCVVLDVMAVNIGSNVFCAPGVQIYTATHPLNAEQRRSQENAEPVTIGHDCWIGGGAIICPGVTVGNRCVIGAGAVVTKDIPDDSLAVGNPARVIRKLN